The DNA sequence CAAGCAGAACTGTCGTTGATTAATCATTTACAAAATACGATTGATTTGAGTCTGCAGATCAATGACTCAGAATACTTTTACAGACTATCTCACTTATTAAATACGATTAAAACAAAGTCCTATAATTTTCCAACGAAGGAATGAATCTGATGAGTCTTTTACAGTGGTGGAAATGGGCTGTTTATTCACGCCCATTTCTTTTATTAGCTTTGGTATGTAATGCTTTAGGTACCATTTACGGATACATATGGTATGGCAGCCAGCTTAGTGAGACACCTTGGCAATTCTTAATATTTGTACCTGACAGTCCCACGGCTTCACTCTTTTTATGTTTTGCATTAGTGTTAATGCTCTTTAATAAAAATAATGCAATCATTGAAGCGCTTGCTTTTACAACACTTATTAAATACGGAGTCTGGGCTGTCATTATGAATTTGATATTATTTTATCAATACAATGAAGTCACAATCAGCGGGATGATGCTGCTGCTTTCTCATGGTATTATGGCATTGCAAGCATTGTTATTTTACCCTAGATTTAAAGTTACTTTGCTAGGCGGTGTCGTTTCAATGGTTTGGATTTTCCATAATGACTTGATCGACTATGTCTTTATGCAGTTTCCGTACTATCCATTCATTGCTTCGCACATAGAACTAGTAGCATATATTGCGTTCTTGTTAAGTATATTAAGCTTAATTTTATACTTTTATTTAAAGTCGTTAATACAGCACAAATTGTTTGACCAAAGTTTACGTTCTCAGTAAAATAATGTTATAAAGGAGTGAGAATTTTGTCTTTAGTAAGTATGATAATTTATTTTGCGATATTAATGATTTTACCGCTTTGGGCACAACACAAAGTCAAATCAACTTATGAAAAGTATTCACAAGTTCGATCAACAAGCGGTAAAACAGGACGAGAAGTGGCTGAAGAAATATTACATGCCAATGGTATAAATGACGTTGAAGTTTTAGAAGGCGAAGGTTTCTTATCAGACCACTACGACCCATCTAAAAAAGTAATTCGTTTATCTCCTGCGAACTACAATCGTCCAAGTGTTGCTGGTACAGCCATCGCAGCACACGAAGTAGGACATGCGATTCAAGATGCTCAAGGTTATTTCTATTTAAGATTCAGACATGCTTTATTCCCATTAGCAAATATCGGCAGCAGCTTGTCTTATATTTTAATTATGGCAGGTATCGTATTGACATCTATGCAGATGGCAATCGGTTCAACTGCATTATGGATCGGTATTTTCTTAATGGCATTCGCAGTCTTATTCTCAATCATAACCTTGCCGGTAGAGTTTGACGCAAGTAAGAGAGCAATTAATAACATTAAAGATTTGAATATCGTTAACGACAAAGAATATAAACACGCACGAAAAGTGTTAAGTGCAGCCGCAATGACATATGTAGCTTCTACAGCAGTTGCAGTTGCCGAACTATTAAGATTCATCTTAATTGCACGCTCTAGTGATTAATAAGCACTTATACAGTTTGAGGCCTTGCTGATTTCAGCAAGGCTTTTTCATTTTGCCGATTGCACTTAAAATGCATAATAAAAAAATATAAGATATACTAAGAGATAAGATGTAAGGAGATGAAAACGCATGAAAACAATGTTAGAAATGCAAAAAGAAGTAGACGCATATATAGGACAATTCAAAGTCGGTTATTTCTCGCCGCTTGCGAATTTAGCACGCCTTACTGAAGAAGTAGGCGAACTTGCACGAGAAATCAATCATGTGTATGGAGAAAAGAAAAAGAAATCAACAGAAGCCGAAAATACAATTAAAGCAGAACTCGGCGATAACCTTTTTGTTTTACTGTGTATCGCAAATTCATTAGATATCGATATGACAGAAAGCTTTAATGAAACAATGGATAAATTTAATCATCGAGATAAAGATCGATTTGAACGTAAATAAAAACAAAATAGAGAGATAAAGGAGAGTCGGTTTGAAATGAAGATAGGAATTACATGTTATCCTTCTATGGGAGGTTCGGGCGTTATTGCGACTGAACTTGGGATACTCCTTGCTGAAAGGGGAAACGATGTCCACTTTATCACTTCAAACTTGCCATTTCGTATCAGAAAGCCGCTTCCGAATATTACTTTCCACCAAGTAGAAGTTAATCAATATGCTGTCTTTCAATACCCGCCGTATGATATCAGTTTAAGCACTAAAATTGCTTCTGTCATTAAAGAATATGACTTAGACATTTTGCATATGCATTATGCTGTACCGCATGCGATTTGCGGTATTTTAGGCCGTCAAATGTCTGGCAAAGACGTTAAAATTATGACGACATTGCATGGTACTGATATTACAGTATTAGGGTATGACCATTCGCTTAAGGATGCGATTAAATTCGGTATTGAAAATAGTGATGTTGTGACAAGTGTCAGTCAATCACTCGCAAAGCAAACACAAGAAATCATCGGTACTAAAAAGGAAATCGTACCCATCTATAACTTTGTCAGAGAAATAGATTTTCCGACTCAGCGCAACGATGCTTTAAGAGAAGTTTACGGTATCAGTCCTGATGAGAAAGTATTGATTCACGTTTCTAACTTCAGACAAGTAAAACGTATAGATACCATCGTTGAAACATTTAAAAAGGTCCATGATCAAATACCATCGAAATTATTATTGTTAGGCGACGGGCCGGAACTGATGGAAATGAAACGTCTTGTGAGAAAGCTAGACATTGAAGCTGATGTATTGTTCTTAGGCAAACAGGAATTTGTCAATCAGTTCTATCAAATGTCAGACTTGGTGCTGCTGCTCAGCGAAAAAGAAAGTTTCGGTTTGACTTTGCTTGAAGCAATGAAAACCGGTGTTGTGCCTATCGGTTCAACAGCAGGCGGTATAAAAGAAGTGATTAAACACGAAGAAACAGGCTTTATTGTCGATATCGGAGATAGCGACAAGGCTAGCGAATATGCGATTGAGTTGCTTACAAATGATGCATTATATCAACGTTTGCGTACACAGATGCTAGAAGATATCGCAGAGCGTTTCAATTCAGAACATATCGCAGATCAATATGAATACTACTATAAGCAGATGTTAGAGGGAAAACATGAATAAAGATTTATTTTTAAAAGCAGCGCCAATTTTAAATCAAATAAAAAGTCATGGTTATGAAGCCTATTATATCGGAGGTTCAGTCAGAGATTATTTGATGGGCCGTCCTATTCATGATATCGATATCACTACGAGTGCGGATCCAGATGAAATCGAAACTATTTTTGAACATACGATTCCGATTGGGAAAGAACACGGCACGATTAATGTGGTATTCAACCATGAAAATTATGAAGTAACAACTTATCGAGCTGAAGGCGAATATAAAGACCATCGACGCCCGGACGAAGTCTTCTTTGTCCGCGATTTATATAAAGATGTAGAACGCAGAGACTTTACGATGAATGCGATTGCGATGGATACTGATTTTAATATCAGAGATTATTTCGGCGGCTATGAAGATATTCAAAAACAGCGTATTGTCACGGTTGGCGAAGCAAATGAACGCTTTAATGAAGATGCACTGCGTATCTTGCGCGGATTGCGATTCAAATCCCAATTAGGCTTTGAAATTGAAGGACATACGTATGAAGCAATGAAAAATAAAATGCCGGATACAGGTTATCTATCAATTGAACGTATCATCGTCGAGCTTGTTAAGTTATTAGAAGGTAAAGATGCGGCTGAAGTGTATCCAATGCTGCTGGCATTAGACTTCTTCAAATATGTACCGTTTTTCAAAGACTATGATATGACACAAGTCGAGATTGATGAACCGTTAACATTGGAATTGTTGATAGCAATCTTATTATTCAAACAGCCAGAAGTAAACGGTGCACTGGCTAAGCTGAAAATCAGCAACGACCGCAAGAAACAAATTCAACGTTATGTTCAACTCTTTGAACAGTTAGGTACACTTAATGGCAAAAAACAATTACGTGTACTTGTGTATGATTATGGTTTGTCTGTTTTATCTTATATACTAACCATGCAAGCTACATTAGAGAAGAATGATATTCCATTAAGCCATCCGCTGATATTTAATCAAAAAACGATAGAGGCAATCTACGAAAATCTTCCGATTTATCAAAGAACCGATATAGCAATCAATGGTAAAATTATTTTAGAAACATTAAATCGTAAAGGCGGTCCATGGTTAAAAGAAGCACTCAGAGCGATAGAATGTGCCATTATTAATAATGAACT is a window from the Staphylococcus sp. IVB6181 genome containing:
- a CDS encoding DUF1405 domain-containing protein; protein product: MSLLQWWKWAVYSRPFLLLALVCNALGTIYGYIWYGSQLSETPWQFLIFVPDSPTASLFLCFALVLMLFNKNNAIIEALAFTTLIKYGVWAVIMNLILFYQYNEVTISGMMLLLSHGIMALQALLFYPRFKVTLLGGVVSMVWIFHNDLIDYVFMQFPYYPFIASHIELVAYIAFLLSILSLILYFYLKSLIQHKLFDQSLRSQ
- a CDS encoding CCA tRNA nucleotidyltransferase, with the translated sequence MNKDLFLKAAPILNQIKSHGYEAYYIGGSVRDYLMGRPIHDIDITTSADPDEIETIFEHTIPIGKEHGTINVVFNHENYEVTTYRAEGEYKDHRRPDEVFFVRDLYKDVERRDFTMNAIAMDTDFNIRDYFGGYEDIQKQRIVTVGEANERFNEDALRILRGLRFKSQLGFEIEGHTYEAMKNKMPDTGYLSIERIIVELVKLLEGKDAAEVYPMLLALDFFKYVPFFKDYDMTQVEIDEPLTLELLIAILLFKQPEVNGALAKLKISNDRKKQIQRYVQLFEQLGTLNGKKQLRVLVYDYGLSVLSYILTMQATLEKNDIPLSHPLIFNQKTIEAIYENLPIYQRTDIAINGKIILETLNRKGGPWLKEALRAIECAIINNELSNEQSEIIKWVKTNV
- a CDS encoding zinc metallopeptidase, producing MIIYFAILMILPLWAQHKVKSTYEKYSQVRSTSGKTGREVAEEILHANGINDVEVLEGEGFLSDHYDPSKKVIRLSPANYNRPSVAGTAIAAHEVGHAIQDAQGYFYLRFRHALFPLANIGSSLSYILIMAGIVLTSMQMAIGSTALWIGIFLMAFAVLFSIITLPVEFDASKRAINNIKDLNIVNDKEYKHARKVLSAAAMTYVASTAVAVAELLRFILIARSSD
- the bshA gene encoding N-acetyl-alpha-D-glucosaminyl L-malate synthase BshA, producing MKIGITCYPSMGGSGVIATELGILLAERGNDVHFITSNLPFRIRKPLPNITFHQVEVNQYAVFQYPPYDISLSTKIASVIKEYDLDILHMHYAVPHAICGILGRQMSGKDVKIMTTLHGTDITVLGYDHSLKDAIKFGIENSDVVTSVSQSLAKQTQEIIGTKKEIVPIYNFVREIDFPTQRNDALREVYGISPDEKVLIHVSNFRQVKRIDTIVETFKKVHDQIPSKLLLLGDGPELMEMKRLVRKLDIEADVLFLGKQEFVNQFYQMSDLVLLLSEKESFGLTLLEAMKTGVVPIGSTAGGIKEVIKHEETGFIVDIGDSDKASEYAIELLTNDALYQRLRTQMLEDIAERFNSEHIADQYEYYYKQMLEGKHE
- a CDS encoding nucleotide pyrophosphohydrolase, with the protein product MKTMLEMQKEVDAYIGQFKVGYFSPLANLARLTEEVGELAREINHVYGEKKKKSTEAENTIKAELGDNLFVLLCIANSLDIDMTESFNETMDKFNHRDKDRFERK